The genomic window TAGCAAATGCAGCTGCAAAGGCCGACATGCTTTCCGTATTGGCAAACCCGGCGATTGTAATAGGCAGGAACATGATTGCCTGCGCGAAGATGATCGGCATAACGCCTGCTGCATTAACTTTCAATGGTATATACTGACGAACACCTCCATATTGTTTGTTCCCGATGACCCGTTTGGCGTACTGGACAGGTATTCTTCGGGTCCCCTGAACCAAAAGGATTGTTGCCAGGATTATAAACACAAGTGCAACCAACTCAATGACGAAATAAACCAAACCTCCTCCCTTCATTTCCATACGGGCGACAAATTCACCTGCAAGGGCAAAAGGCAGACGGGCAATGATACCGATCATAATGATGAGGGAGATACCATTTCCGATCCCTTTATCAGTAATTTTTTCGCCGAGCCACATTACGAACATGGTTCCGGTTACCAGCATAACAATGGAAGAAAACCAGAAAAAGGCTGACGGTGAAATGGCATTGGGGTCGAATGGTGCGATAGCTTCCGGAGAAAGGTTCGCGATGATCACGCCACGGATGTAAGCCGGCGCCTGGAAGGCAGTGATTACCACAGTCAGGTAACGGGTCATCTGGTTGATCCTTTTCCGTCCGCTTTCACCCTCCCTTTGTAATTTCTGGAAGTAAGGTATGGCCATGCCCAGCAGCTGGATAACGATAGATGCCGAGATGTATGGCATGATCCCAAGGGCAAAAATAGAAGCATTGGAAAATGCTCCACCGGTGAACATGCTAAGAAGCCCTAAAAGCCCGCTTGAAGTCTTGCTTTGAAGCTGCTCCAGCATGTTAGGGTCTATTCCAGGCAGGACTATATAAGAACCAAGACGATATATAACGATGATCCCCAGGGTAAACAGGATTCTTTTCCGGAGATCCTCTATCTTATATATATTTCTTAAGGTATTGATTAATCTTTTCATCAGTGTCTTAAATTATTGATGCAACACCACCCTGAGCTTCGATCGCTTCTTTGGCTTTATCGGAGAAAGCGTGTGCTTTGACTTCCAATTTTGCAGTGACTTCCCCGCGCCCCAGTATCTTGACAAGGTCATTCTTACTAATCAGGCCGTTGGCGTACAAGATTTCAGGATCAACTACCGTAATATTCTTACTTTCAAACAGTTTCTGGAGTACATCTACATTAATGCCACGATACTCAATACGATTCCGGTTTTTAAATCCCCATTTCGGGACTCTTCTGTGAAGGGGCATTTGTCCTCCTTCAAAACCGATTTTCTGGCTGTATCCCGATCTCGACTTGGCACCTTTATGGCCACGGGTAGCAGTACCGCCTTTGCCGGAGCCTTGTCCGCGTCCTATACGCTTACTGGACTTTGTCGATCCTTTTGCCGGTTTAAGATTACTTAAATCCATCTTATATAAATATCTTATGATTATTAAATTTC from Bacteroidales bacterium includes these protein-coding regions:
- the rplO gene encoding 50S ribosomal protein L15 translates to MDLSNLKPAKGSTKSSKRIGRGQGSGKGGTATRGHKGAKSRSGYSQKIGFEGGQMPLHRRVPKWGFKNRNRIEYRGINVDVLQKLFESKNITVVDPEILYANGLISKNDLVKILGRGEVTAKLEVKAHAFSDKAKEAIEAQGGVASII
- the secY gene encoding preprotein translocase subunit SecY, whose protein sequence is MKRLINTLRNIYKIEDLRKRILFTLGIIVIYRLGSYIVLPGIDPNMLEQLQSKTSSGLLGLLSMFTGGAFSNASIFALGIMPYISASIVIQLLGMAIPYFQKLQREGESGRKRINQMTRYLTVVITAFQAPAYIRGVIIANLSPEAIAPFDPNAISPSAFFWFSSIVMLVTGTMFVMWLGEKITDKGIGNGISLIIMIGIIARLPFALAGEFVARMEMKGGGLVYFVIELVALVFIILATILLVQGTRRIPVQYAKRVIGNKQYGGVRQYIPLKVNAAGVMPIIFAQAIMFLPITIAGFANTESMSAFAAAFANPYGLWYNMVYFLLIIMFTYFYTAITVNPNQMAEDMKKNGGFIPGVKPGKRTAEFIDNVMSRITLPGSIFLGFVAIMPSLVINLGVNSQFASFFGGTSLLILVGVVLDTLQQIESHLLMRHYDGLTKTGRIKGRTAYNM